The DNA region CCAACACGTCAGAACGGGAAggagataggaattaaaatggttcacCACCGGGATACTCTGTTTTGTgtatggagtggaggtgcttaacCAAAGCATCACACTGTCACATTAAACCCCTCTGATCATTGTAATTACACCTGCGAACAGAATAACCGTCTCTGTCATAACGTCCAGTCCATTACCTGATCGAACGGAACTCCTCATCATTTCTGCCTGTGAAAACATTGGAAAGAGAAGCCAGTCACATTAATACCACTGGTTAGGGATATTGCTGAATTACATTACTGCTGAATTTAAAAAAGGGGCAAGCTATTGCACAGATTACTGACATAACTTTAAACATTTACACATAAATTGCCTGGATCTCTCAGGCAGATCAAATAAAAACTGTTGATTCTTATCCAATCTGAATTCCATTATATTCAGTTTAATTGGCATAAAAGCTTCATCAAACTGAATAGCAAATTATACTTCACATCTAGCTACTTGTGCTTGGGCAGCATGGCTacatagcggttagtgtaacgctGTGCAGAGCctctgattggggttcaattcccaccgctgcctgtgaggagctcgtatgttctccctgtgactgcgtgggtttcctccgggagctccggtttcctcccacagtccagagacgtgCAGGTAAGACTGCACCTCATCAGACTGCATTGGCCGTTGACACAACTGGCGCATTTCACTCTACGTTTCGATGTACAGGTAAAAATAAAGCTAGATAAAAATGAAACTAAGATTGTAAAAATAGAATCTGATAGATCGCGGTGCAACAGTGAAGGTCACGTATGAAGATTTCTTACCATCTCACTTGGCTGAAGAATGGAATCTGAAAATTAATAAGACTCTTCAGTAAGAAAGTCCATTTTTCAAACTGTTGAGAATTGTCAACCACATGTCTGTTCACACTCAATTCAAGGTACAAGACTTTGAAACACAACAGCTGTAACACAATTGTTGTCAAGATGCACCTTCGGACCCAAGCGCAGGATTACACAGAGACTCAAAAGGTTAAACAAAACGAGGAATTTTATTAACAAAACACCTAAACCTACAAGGTGTTAGCTAACTTGGGGAAACTCGGCCAGAACGTCACTAGGCAAGGAGCAGGACAACCGAGCCAATGGGGGATTAGTACTGCCCCTTTAAATACACCCCAGGGCATAAAAGAATCTATATCCAAATTATAAAACCCCAGACTAATAACAGCTTACAATTAACTATTTCAATAAAAGACAAATGGTCCGAGGATACTTTGTTGGACACCTGGAAAGTCTCGGAGAATTAATTGGATGTAATCAATTACAATTGCTGCTTCAATGTAAACTAGAGAAGGCCGAACAATAACATAAAAAATCCCAAGAACAACAACACAAATAATTACAATTAATAAAATGCAAGAAGACTAAGAAACAAACTCAAGAGCCCTCAGAATACTCTACGACGACCCGAGGTCGTGATGTAGTACCCAGGTCATGGGTGAAAATGCAACTGCGTGATCAGTTCCAAGAACTGGGGAAGATCAGAGCGTAAATACAAGGATGTcatggtgaggctttataaggcaggtTGCAGATTTGAGCCCCTCATGTGAAAAAGGATGCGATGACATTGGAGAATGTCCAGAGGAGGTctacgagaatgattctgggaattaaaagTTCAGTGTATGAGGagggtttgatagctctgggcctggagtttaggagaatgagagggtgatctcattgacacctatcaaatattgaaaggcctagatagagtggatgtggagaagatgtttccaatagtggggggagTCCAGGATTTTGGGACGTCCCTTTAGATCTATATCATCCTTTGGCCTTCACAGTCACATACTTACAGATACTAAATGCAATGTTTCAACAGTAAACCCAACTCTCCTCCTCATGCACAAGCTAGTCAAATGACAAGCTCCCTGAAAGACACCCCTTTAGATACCCTCTCAAGTGAGCAGGGGCTTAAAGTTTGATCTTGATTGGCTGGATCAGAATTGCCTATTCCTGACTGATTAGCTTGAAATGGCTTTGCTCTGATTGGTCGATTTTTTAGGGCCAACCCTCTTTAGGAATGTATGGCCCCAGACTGGAGCTATCCCAACACTCTTAGAATCTACATTTACATCTCCCACGTGCTCTATCTCTAGTGATTCCCTAATCTTTCTCTTGTAGGCATTCCCTTCCTTGTCAAGGATGTTGGCATCATCAAATCTTGGACTACGTGAGCATGAAAGGCAGTCTGATAACACTGGGATAGAAGCAGTTCTCGAGTCTGGTTGTATGGGTTATCAAACCTTTGAATCTTTTGCCCGACaggaggggtgggaggggagggggtagaACAACCAGCGTGGGAGGGAGTCTTTGAGGGGCTGCTTTCCCACGACAGTGGGAAGTCAATAATAGAACTGTTTAAAATTGTGAACAGgccaataggttaattggtctttataGATTATCCCgcgattaggctaaggttaactCGAGGGTCGCTGGGTGGTGCAACACGAAggcccagaagggcctgttccaagctgcatctctaaataaataagacaATTTGTTAAAAAGAAGATAAACATCGAGGTCGCAGCTCAGACTTGGGTGACTTAGATTAATAAATCTAAATCCTATCAGAGAGCTAGTTTGGCGCAAGAAGTTCCGTCCTGTGCATCATTATAACTGTTGTACTTACTTGTTTCTTAAAAAACACTTTCCCCTCCCTCGATTCCCCGCtcaagccctttacctcttcccttacctacctattacctcccccaggtgcccctcctccttttcccctttctcccagggtccacctatcagattcctccttcttcagccctttaccttttccacctatcccctcccagcttcttacttcatccccctctccctcactagGATGCCACCTGGATTCGCTGGTTATGAGCAATAAGAGGACACAACCCGGATTGTTTTCCCTACAGCACAGGAGGCTGATGGGAAATCTGACACAAGAATATgaaatgtattttattttatttagaggtacacaCGGTCACGTCCCTCTGGTCCAATGTGAAGTCCAGGTTACATCAGATCAGTTGTGCCCTTGTCGAACTGGTACCTGTTCCTATTTTTAATCTTTGCACAGACACATGGGTCCAGTCAGCATAGAAAATGGTGTTCGTTCACAGAAAGCACACACACCACCAGTAACCCAGTGGGAGCAAAATAAGATTAAAATGCAAGACTTCCACTGAACAATTCCCTAGTACAAAGAGAtaggctcttgacctcacaatctacagtactgtgcaaaagtctaaggcacataGTATACAgtagctagggtacctaagacttttgtacagtattgtaattttatgtattgcactgtactgctgctgctaaaaaaTCATGCCAtctgtgaatgatgataaaccctgtgggtctctattgtggactgatggtaggaagagggcagggagaggggaatcatggttgggaaaggggaagggagagggaagcacccgagagacattctgtaatgatcaataaaccaattgtttggaatcaaatggccttgcctgttgtctcagggctgggcgtgTCTCTATCTGCACCACCCCTCACcccggcactcctcctctgccacctgtcacaccccctcccacGCCACTCCaccctcaacatcctttgctcccactctagatttacaaacttgctctccattctacgttgacaaatatagtactgtgcaagagtctttAGGCACCCCGGCCATATACATGTGCCCGAGACTTTTACACAGGTCTGTACCTGGTCGTGCCCTCGCACCTTGTTATCTGCCTGCACTCGTTACTGTAaccttttattctgcattcttgttTTGTTTTACCTTCTACTACCTCAGCGCTCAGTGTAACAAAATGATGTTGTGCAAAGCAGATCTTTCACTGagcttgtgacaataataaccaatTACTCGAGAAGCCCAAGGTCGAAGACCAAATTAAACTGGATTCCCCAACGAGGCCGCCCAATTAGTTATCAGCAAGTGAGATAGTGTGGGAAATAATCTAATGATTTTGGATAAATGTGACTGTTTACACAGTGAGATGGAAATAACATTGGACAGTCACCTCGCTACTGTTTCAGTGAAGGAATAGGGCTCAAACAAGGAAAGCAAAAAACAAGATGGCAGCCCACATGGCCGCAACAGCCTCTCCGgtcgatctaacctggacccacaacacctcctcattagtcaagaaggcccagcagtgtctccattttctgaggagactgaggtatgCAAGGCTCCCCatcccattctaacaactttctacaggagcaccattgagagcatcattgtgtggtacagaagGTGGACTGCAAGACCCTTCAGAGGACAGTAAAAATGGCAAGAGGGTCACCAGGGTCtcccatttgtgacatttaccggcaGCGTTGCAGATGAGGGGCCTGAAGTTTTGTTAAGGATCTcgaccacccatcccacaatctctctgacccactgccgtcaggaagaaggtacaagagcatcaggactaggaaggccagactgggtaacagcttcttccctcaggctgtgagactaatgctTATGTGCATGTACAgtcaaatgataataaacttgaacttaaacttcAGAGTGAGACAGAGATTACCTAGGAGACAGACTACCTACAATTTCATTTACTTCAGCAGCACATTGAATGAATATACACAAACACATGCCAGTGAGTCACCTTTGCCTTGCTGGTAAAACAAAAACGGGAGCTTCTTCGACCGCTTGAGGTAGAAAAAAGCAGCCACGGACAAAATTAAGAGAGAACTGATAACGAGTGTTCCGAGACACACCAAGGCAGCAATTTCTGGTCCCCCTTTAGTGGAAACAAGAGAAATGAAACCACTTATTCTCAGAGAAATTGAAATGGCATTTCTAAAGCAACAGTTGTAAGCTCTCTAGCATCTGTACGCTTTCTCCTTACCAATTTTAAGGATGGTTGGGCCCATAGTGGTGTCGTTTGATACTTTTCCTTTGTAGCTGAAATGCACTGTAACAGAAACATTAATGAGGGTGAAGTTCACGCAGAGATGATGAAATCGAAGCAAAGCTGAAATGAGGCAGATTTACATTGCAGGTGTAGAGTTTCCAGCCCACTAAATGTTTAAATTAATTAAGCATCCATGGGAAAGCTAAAacgaaggggagggagggaaggagagtggTGATAGgaaaggttatgggttaaggtgAAAAGAtcaaggagaacatgaggggactGCCGACGGAAGAGGTGGATCCAGGTTTGATTACATTTAATAGAAATTTGACTAGGTTTAtgaatgagaggtgtatggagggatatgatccAGGAGCAGGTCGACTGGACTAggtagcatggactagatgggccaatgggcctgttcctgtgctgtgataTAGAGCAGACACtgttatagcacagtacaggcctttcaacccaaaatattgtgctgaccttttaccttactccaaaatcaatctgacccttccctcctacaaacccctccatttttctatcatccaggtgcctaagagtgtcttaaatgtTTCCAATAAAAACAATAAGACCATAaactataggagcagaaataggccatccggcccatcaaatcgttccaccatttcatcatggctgatccattttccctctcagtcccaatctcctgccttctccctgtatcccttcatgccctgatcaatcaagaatctatcaccctctgccttaaatatatataaagatttggcctctacGGCTGCctgttgcaacaaattccacagattcatcactctctagctaaagaaatccctcctcatttccattctaaaaggatgctcctctattctgagtctgtcccctctggtcttagactctcccaccgtaggaaacatcctctacacatccactctatcgcggcctttcaccattcaataggtttcaatgggggtcacccctctttcttctgaattctagtgaatacaagcccagagccatcaaacgctcttcatatgacaagccattcaatcttggaatcattttcatgaaccttctttgaacacCCTCCAGTtttagcatatcctttctaagaggctgaaaactgctcacagtactccaagtgaggcctcaccagtgctttataaagtctcaacattacatccttgattttatattctagtcctcttaaaatgaacactgatgttgtatttgccttcctcatcacagacccaacctgaaaattaaccttgaatTAATCCTGCACAAGGAGTACCAAGTCCCTTTGTGACTCGAGTTCTGaatgttctctccatttagaaaatagttaatactttcatttcttctaccagagaGCATGGCcattcccgacactgtattctatctgccgtttctttgccccttctcctaacctgtctcagtccttccttagtctctctacttcctcaaaaccacctgcccctccacctatctttatatcagcTGCAAACTTTTCAAAAAAAGTTgccaattccatcattcaaatcattgacatataatataaaaagaatcggacccaacacagacccctgtggaatatcaCTAGTCACCGACAACCATCCAGAacaggctctctttattcccgtcctttgcctcttgccaatcagccactgctttgtccatgctagaatctttcccaaaataccatgggctcgtagcttgttaagcaacctcatgtgtggcaccttgtcaaatgcctttggaaaatccaagttgacaacatcaaccaattctttgtctaacctgcttgttgtttcttcaatgaattccaacagatttgtcaggcaatatcgTCCCTTGAAGAaaggtctattttatcatgtaccccaaaaccacatccttaatataTCTGCTTCTAACACCACTCCCTGGCAGGGCACATTGGcgcaagtggtgggtgtgtgacgCACAGCCAGGGGTgatgggagaggcagatacaaaTTAAGGAAATCTTCGATGGACACATGgatgatgataggaaaatggagggctgtgtgagggagaagggttagattgatcttacaagTAGCCTAAAAGGTCAGcaccacttggtgtactgtgctgtaatgctcaatGTTCTTTCATTTGTGATGAAGTGAAACACCTTGCTCTATTGAGGTGGTAAGCTATTGGTCTCAGAATGAGGAAATGAAAGACCACAGTTCCTTTCCACAGTCATCAGTGAACAAACCAACAGGAAGTGACCTGAAGCCCAAGTTAGTAACACAAAGTTTGTTTACTTACAGTTAACGCACGCTGTCTGATTGGCTGATGGATGTACTGACGTCCCGTTCACACACTTAATGCAGGTGGAGCTGCCATTCTCGAACCAATGTCTGTAACAGTCTAACAGGTAGTGACTGCTTTTAGCCAGGCTGTTTTCACATTGTGTTAATATTTCACTTACCTTCCCCACCGTTCGCTCTGCatgccccctcccctcccagtctTTACTTCCATCATCCATTTCCCCACACACTCTGACATCCTGAAAACCAGCAATTCACAACAATTTAgtctctgtccctccctctctctcacacacacatactgtgAGTTGTGTGCATGTGTTTCTCACTCTGTGTGCCCCTCTCTCTCTGGGTATGTGTTCCCATGTCTCTCTGCGTAttcctctgtgtgtgtctctctctctgcgcatgtctctctctcattgtctctcagtgtgtgtgtgtgtgtgtgtgtgtgtgtgtgtgtgtgtgtgtgtgtgtgtgtgtgtgtgtgtgtgtgtgtgtgtgtgtctctctctctctctctctctctcactgggtgtgtgttcccatgtctctctgtgtattcctctgtgtgtgtctctctctcattgtctctcagtctgtgtgtgtctctctctctcattgtctctcagtctgtgtgtgtgtctctctcattctctgtctgtgtgtgtctctctctcattgtctctcagtctgtgtgtgtgtgtgtgtgtgtgcgcgcgcatgtgtgtgtgtctctctctctcactgggtgtgtgttcccatgtctctctgtgtattcctctgtgtgtgtctctctcattgtctctcagtctgtgtgtgtgtgtgtgtctctctctctctctctctctctctcactgggtgTGTGTTCCCATGTCTCTCTGTGTATtcctctgtgtgtctctctctcattgtctctcagtctgtgtgtgtgtgtgtgtgtctctctctctctctctctctcactgggtgTGTGTTCCCATGTCTCTCTGTGTATTccactgtgtgtgtctctctctcattgtctctcagtctgtgtgtgtctctctctcattgtctctcagtctgtgtgtgtgtctctctcattctgtctgtgtgtgtctctctcattgtctctcagtctgtgtgtgtgtgtgtgtgtgtgtctgtgtgcgcgcatgtgtgtgtgtctctctctctcactgggtgtgtgttcccatgtctctctgtgtattcctctgtgtgtgtctctctctctcattgtctctcagtctgtgtgtgtgtgtgtctctctctctctcactgggtgtgtgttcccatgtctctctgtgtattcctctgtgtgtgtctctctctcattgtctctcagtctgtgtgtgtgtgtgtgcgcgcgtgtgtgtgtgtctctctctctctcactgggtgtgtgttcccatgtctctctgtgtattcctctgtgtgtgtgtctctctctctctctctcacactgggtGTGTGTTCCCATGTCTCTCTGTGTATtcctctgtgtgtctctctctcattgtctctcagtctgtgtgtgtgtgtgtgtctctctctctctctctctctctctcactgggtgTGTGTTCCCATGTCTCTCTGTGTATtcctctgtgtgtctctctctcattgtctctcagtctgtgtgtgtctctctccctctctctctctctctctctcactgggtgTGTGTTCCCATCTCTCTCTGTgtattcctctgtgtgtgtgtctctctcattgtctctcagtctgtgtgtgtgtgtgtgtctctctctctcactgggtgTGTGTTCCCATGTCTCTCTGTGTATtcctctgtgtgtctctctctcattgtctctcagtctctgtgtgcgtgtgtgtctctctccctctctctctctctctctcactgggtgtgtgttcccatgtctctctgtgtattcctctgtgtgtgtgtctctctcattgtctctcagtctgtgtgtgtgtgtgtctctctccctctctctctctctcactgggtgtgtgttcccatgtctctctgtgtattcctctgtgtgtgtctctctctcattgtctctcagtctgtgtgtgtgtgtgtctctctccctctctctctcactgggtgtgtgttcccatgtctctctccctctctctctcactgggtgtgtgttcccatgtctctctgtgtattcctctgtgtgtgtctctctctcattgtctctcagtctgtgtgtgtctctctctcattgtgtgtgtgtgtgtgtgtgtgtgtgtgtgtgtgtgtgtgtgtgtgtgtgtgtgtgtgtgtgtgtctctctctctcactgggtgtgtgttcccatgtctctctgtgtattcctctgtgtgtgtctctctctcattgtctctcagtctgtgtgtgtgtgtctctctccctctctctctcactgggtgTGTGTTCCCATGTCTCTCTGTGTATtcctctgtgtgtctctctctcattgtctctcagtctgtgtgtgtgtgtctctctccctctctctctcactgggtgTGTGTTCCCATGTCTCTCTGTGTATtcctctgtgtgtctctctctcattgtctctcagtctgtgtgtgtgtgtctctctccctctctctctctcactgggtgtgtgttcccatgtctctctgtgtattcctctgtgtgtgtctctctctcattgtctctctgtgtgtgtgtgtgtgtgtgtgtgtgtgtgtgtgtgtgtgtgtgtgtgtgtgtgtgtgtgtgtgtgtgtgtgtgtgtgtgtgtgtgtgtgtgtgtgtgtgtgtgcgcgcgccatccatcattaagtcccccatcacccaggacacgccctcttctcattgctatcatcagggaggaggtacaggagcctgaagacacacactcaacatttcactgCCATCAGATATCAAAGAAAGACACTCCTCATCCTTGCAACGAGAACAGGAATCAATGCTTCAATTCTTTCTGCTTTGGAGCTTGAGGCGATGCATCTGAAGCATTGGCTCTGAGTTTCTCTCCACAGGCACTGCCTGGCTGACGGAGTATTTCCAGCTGTCCCTGGTACGTTCGTCGCTGGGCAACATTGATGGGCTTTACCATTACTGAAAACGTACCTGAACGACAAAGGCTGCTTGGAGGACAGAGGCCGATCTCATCCAGGAGCTCCGCACAGCATCCACCGGGAACAACTGGAGGGATCTGAGGGAAAAGGGAGGTTTAGACATCAAGAAAGGAAAAAGGCAGACTCATTTTTATCAAAgaagtcaaaggttatggggagaaagctggagaatggggttgagggggataataaatcagccatgatggaatttcagaacagatttgaagggccaaatggcctaattctgcttcaatgtcttatgGGGTTTCTCCAAAAACCTTACAATACCTCAAACTATTGGATAGACAAAGGAAGATTCTCTTTTACATAAATTAAGTATTTAAGTACATGCAGCAAGATGCCCCAAGCAACAAGATGACACTGATAGGTCCCGGTGATGTCTGTTGAATGTTGATGAACATCCCTGCGACACTCCTacttaattttaatatttatttattttagttaGACATGCAGTGCagtaacaggccctcccagcccaaTAAGCCTGCACTGCCCGATTACACCCCGGTGATGAATTAATCTATTAATCCatacgtctttggagtgtgggaggaaagcagagcacccggaggaaaccacgCGATCCTGGGGAGAGCATTCAAACTCCGTACAGAGAGCAGCAGAACTGAATCCTGGTCACTGGAGCTGTTATGCTAACCATACGTTACCGTGTCACCACCCACCCCGATGGGAAATAGACTACTATTTCAGGAGACAAACTAGTCCAAGTACAGGCAGGTCTGTGAACAATAAATAACACCAAATAATCACAGGCGAGTCTTTTTAATCAGGAAGCATcctgtctggatgcatcacagcttgggatggcaactgctctgcccgtgaccatAAGAAACCGCAGGGATTTGTGGTCGCGGCTCAGCGCAATGTAGAAACCAAACCTTCCATGGATTCTGTCAacattctctcttcctccctcccatcgggtagaagatacaaaagcctgaaagcacataccaccaggctcaagggcagcttctaccccgctgttatcagactcttcaacAATCCCCTAGCACAGTAAGGTGGACACTTAACTTGACTCTACCTCGACAGGGCCTTCACACAAAATGTGCAGTGCAGGGTACAACACAACATTttaatctgcattctgttattgttttatcttgttcaaCCTTGATGTACTGATTTAATCTGCATGGATGGCATGCCAAACAGTTCCCCACTGCTCTTCCTTTGCTCTTTCAGAAGGCATTGGCtgaggtgccacacgaggctgcttaactagATAAAATCCAATGacgttataggaaagatactgacatgctCAGAGGAATGGCTgccaggcaggaggcagtgagtgggaataaagggggccttttctgggtggctgccagtgactagtggtgttcctcaggggtcagtgttgggacttctgtttttcacattgtttgttaatgatttagataacagaattgatagctttgtgacaaagtttgctgatgatacgaagataggtggaggggtagctaGTGCTGAGGAAGCGATGCAATTGcatcaggacttagacaaattggaagaatgggcaaaaaaggggcggatggaatacagtgttgggaaatgtatgatattgcattttggtaaaaggaacaacggTGTgagatattttctaaatggggagaaggttcaaacatcagaggtgcagaggaacttcagagtcctcgtgcaagaacctcagaaggttaatttacaggttgagtctgcagTAAAgacgacaaatgcaatgttgttatttatttcaaggggaataaaatataaaagcagggagatagtgctgagcctttataagacactaatcaggccacacttggagtattgttaacagttttgggccccatatctcagtaAGGACAGTGTCCAGAGGAAGTTCTTGAGGATGATTCTGGCAATtaaggggttaacgtatgaggagtgtttggcagctttgggcctgtactcactggaatttagaagaatgcaggaggatctcactgaaatctaccaaatgttgaaaggactctaTAGGGTGGCTATGGGGAGGGTTTTTCCTTTGGTGGGGTTacgagagggcacaacctcaaaattgaggggcagccttttagaaaagaagtaagaaggaatttttttgccagagattgataaatctgtggaatgctctgccgcagactgcagtggaggccaagaccgtgcgtatatttaaggcggaagttgatcgctTCTTAATTGATCAGggcaaaggatatggcgagaagacaggtgtatgggattgagttggatccaggatcagccacgatgaaatggcagagcagactagatgggctgaatggcctaattctgctccaatgtcttatggtcttatctatcacctgtcagcttctaGACCTGCCATTCCTCCTagtttcttattctggcttgtccccttcctttccagtcctgatgaagggactcagcccaaaatattgactgtttattcctcaccatagatgctgcctgacctgttgagttcctccagcattttgtgtgtgctgctctggatttccagcatctacagaatctcctgtgtctaTGTTTCTTTGCTGTATAATGTGCCAATAATAAAGTTTAAATCTGTTCAGCTGCCAATTAATCAGTCAATTAAAAAATCAATTACTGAACCTCTGCCCAGTTGTCAAGTGACCCTCCTGATGGAAAGCCAAATGGTAAAATCTGCATACCGTTAAAGGTACGAGAAATCCATTAACCTTGAGAGAGGAATACTGCAGTCAACCACTGACATTACTCTGTAAATGGCATAAGTGTCTCACAAATTTTGATCTGTTGCACAAGTATCATTATTTGACAAGATATAGATGCCATCGACAAAGCCAGCATTGGTCAATGTTTCTCAGTTCCTGCCATctatccccttctccttccctttcgtCCATGAGCCACTGTCTTCTATCAGACAttctcctattctgaggctgtgccctcttgtcctagactctcccactgttggaaacatcatctctcacattcactctat from Hemitrygon akajei chromosome 29, sHemAka1.3, whole genome shotgun sequence includes:
- the c29h1orf159 gene encoding uncharacterized protein C1orf159 homolog, which gives rise to MSEVSEAGREFPRDLLPVSVSFALMVAASALAGTPPPSIPPVVPGGCCAELLDEIGLCPPSSLCRSDCYRHWFENGSSTCIKCVNGTSVHPSANQTACVNLHFSYKGKVSNDTTMGPTILKIGGPEIAALVCLGTLVISSLLILSVAAFFYLKRSKKLPFLFYQQGKDSILQPSEMAEMMRSSVRSVRKQRYSRRERMSASATSAATVNDI